A part of Antechinus flavipes isolate AdamAnt ecotype Samford, QLD, Australia chromosome 6, AdamAnt_v2, whole genome shotgun sequence genomic DNA contains:
- the LOC127540641 gene encoding olfactory receptor 480-like — MSGNNCTAVTDFILLGLTDEPMLCVILFVIFLAVYTVTLLGNLSIIVLIRKSSQLHTPMYLFLSHLAFVDSAYSSSVTPVMLKSFLVEKTIIPLEGCVTQMFCAANFGTAEYFLLAVMAYDRYMAICNPLLYSTNMSPKVCTLLLISSYLSSCINASIFTGCLLIRSFCGPNKINHFFCDYSPLLKLSYSQDNLAEIIPSAFAGSIIMITVLVIIISYVYILFSVLKIKSSEGRSKAFSTCTSHLTAVTLFYGTTTFIYVMPKSSYSEDENKVVSVFYIVLIPMLNPLIYSLRNNEVKGALRKLINRKHLF, encoded by the coding sequence ATGTCTGGCAACAACTGCACTGCTGTGACTGATTTCATTCTTTTAGGGCTAACGGATGAGCCAATGCTTTGTGTCATCCTCTTTGTGATATTTCTGGCTGTCTATACTGTCACTTTACTTGGAAACCTTAGTATAATCGTATTGATCAGAAAGAGTTCCCAACTTCACACTCCAATGTATCTTTTCCTTAGTCACTTGGCTTTTGTGGACTCTGCATATTCCTCCTCTGTCACACCTGTTATGCTCAAGAGCTTCCTTGTGGAAAAAACCATAATTCCTCTGGAAGGCTGTGTGACCCAGATGTTTTGTGCAGCCAACTTTGGGACAGCTGAATATTTCCTGCTTGCTGTAATGGCCTATGATCGATATATGGCCATCTGTAACCCCCTACTCTACTCCACCAATATGTCTCCAAAAGTATGCACTCTGTTACTAATCTCATCCTACCTGAGtagctgtataaatgctagcatCTTTACTGGTTGCTTATTGATTAGGTCCTTCTGTGGACCCAACAAGATTAATCACTTTTTCTGTGATTATTCACCACTTTTGAAGCTTTCCTACTCCCAAGATAATCTCGCTGAAATTATTCCTTCTGCTTTTGCTGGGTCAATAATTATGATCACAGTACTAGTTATCATAATCTCTTATGTATACATCCTCTTTTCTGTCCTGAAGATAAAATCCTCTGAAGGGAGATCCAAAGCTTTTTCAACTTGCACTTCCCACCTCACAGCAGTCACTCTCTTTTATGGGACCACTACATTCATTTATGTTATGCCTAAGTCGAGCTACTCAGAAGATGAGAATAAAGTGGTGTCAGTTTTCTACATTGTATTGATCCCCATGTTGAACCCCCTGATCTACAGTCTGAGAAACAATGAAGTAAAAGGGGCCCtgagaaaactgataaataggaaacatcttttttaa